The window AATCAACTTCTTCAACAACACCGTTAAAGTCAGCAAATGGACCGTCGTTAACACGAACCATTTCACCCGGTTCAAACAGCGTTTTAGGACGAGGTTTGTCACCAACCTGCTGGAGACGATTCATAATCGCATCCACTTCTTTGTCACTGATTGGCGCAGGACGGTCAGAAGTACCGCCAATGAACCCCATAACGCGAGGTACGCTGCGTACAAGATGCCAGCTAGCATCTTCCATCACCATCTGTACCAAGACATAACCAGGGAAAAACTTGCGCTCGCTCTTGCGACGCTGGCCACCACGAATTTCGACTACTTCTTCAGTAGGAACCATGACTTCGCCAAACAGTTCTTCCATATTATGGAGTTTGATATGTTCACGCAGTGAT is drawn from Pectobacterium aroidearum and contains these coding sequences:
- the nusG gene encoding transcription termination/antitermination protein NusG, with product MSEAPKKRWYVVQAFSGFEGRVAQSLREHIKLHNMEELFGEVMVPTEEVVEIRGGQRRKSERKFFPGYVLVQMVMEDASWHLVRSVPRVMGFIGGTSDRPAPISDKEVDAIMNRLQQVGDKPRPKTLFEPGEMVRVNDGPFADFNGVVEEVDYEKSRLKVSVSIFGRATPVELDFAQVEKG